The following are from one region of the Flavobacteriaceae bacterium UJ101 genome:
- a CDS encoding oxygen sensor histidine kinase NreB (Member of the two-component regulatory system NreB/NreC involved in the control of dissimilatory nitrate/nitrite reduction in response to oxygen. NreB functions as a direct oxygen sensor histidine kinase which is autophosphorylated, in the absence of oxygen, probably at the conserved histidine residue, and transfers its phosphate group probably to a conserved aspartate residue of NreC. NreB/NreC activates the expression of the nitrate (narGHJI) and nitrite (nir) reductase operons, as well as the putative nitrate transporter gene narT (By similarity); Contains 1 histidine kinase domain.; KEGG: gfo:GFO_2634 UJ101; Phosphotransferases with a nitrogenous group as acceptor), which yields MLQKSIWKIVFLLCFYTVISAQSNLNKDAFNLIEKANQSDSLSISTNFLYQAIKKASKIPNDTLLTRAYYNLYIHHYNHKLYDSNEYFLQKALFHAKRGHFYEGVEYCYEDLGLVMKDQKNYTKALYYFQKALNIYHQHKVGSFFLIHTKIGELNALQSNFKESLYHYKKAKNNIQFNDSVKQIKLNKAIGSVFFLTKKYDSAQFFFQKAIDLDPKIKEPSIHINYINTLIKLNKPNTLVYIHNYLKQLEQQNLPKDKDFLFMLYLLKGNLFLQLKQYNKAKKAYELSEKHINDQVSKRQELMLYLRSSKLEEKIGDYKKSLKYFKKMYHLDSILYYKEKTAEFDRIRTEYEVDNKDQQIELLNKEKEVEALRKKQIILGSLGLLVFLGIVFWYRSKTQNLKKKQEIERLEKEKELEQANALLKGQDQERNRIAKEIHDGVGAQLAGLKLNLEKINQKYQDKNLKSISSKLENSFSELRSISHNLSINYIQDHSLAELLTKLKQYYQKQSSFSIELSLFPKEDFEFINQIQKHHLYRIIQELLNNTRKHASATEVSISITKQKDNINLFFEDNGKGFNVSLQPKGIGLQNIEERVESLNGELSIDSQLSRGSIIVINIPV from the coding sequence ATGCTGCAAAAATCTATATGGAAAATAGTTTTCTTATTATGCTTTTATACTGTTATTAGTGCTCAAAGCAACTTAAACAAAGATGCCTTTAATTTAATTGAAAAAGCTAATCAATCGGATTCATTATCTATTAGCACAAATTTTTTATACCAAGCGATTAAAAAAGCATCAAAAATACCCAACGATACCTTATTGACTCGTGCTTATTATAACTTATACATTCATCATTATAATCATAAACTTTACGATTCTAATGAATACTTTCTTCAAAAAGCATTATTTCATGCTAAAAGAGGTCACTTTTATGAAGGAGTAGAATATTGTTATGAAGATCTCGGTTTAGTAATGAAAGATCAAAAAAATTATACTAAAGCCTTATACTATTTTCAAAAAGCATTAAATATTTATCATCAACATAAGGTAGGATCATTTTTTCTAATTCATACTAAAATAGGAGAATTAAATGCTTTACAAAGTAATTTTAAAGAAAGTTTATACCATTATAAAAAGGCAAAAAATAATATTCAATTTAATGATTCTGTTAAACAAATAAAACTTAATAAAGCTATAGGTAGTGTATTTTTTCTTACAAAAAAATATGATAGTGCTCAGTTTTTCTTTCAAAAAGCAATTGATTTAGATCCAAAAATAAAAGAGCCCTCCATACATATTAATTATATAAATACTCTTATAAAATTAAATAAACCTAATACATTAGTATACATTCATAATTATTTAAAACAATTAGAACAACAAAACCTACCAAAAGATAAAGATTTCCTTTTCATGCTATACTTACTTAAAGGGAATCTTTTTCTTCAATTAAAACAATATAATAAAGCTAAAAAGGCATATGAATTATCCGAAAAACATATAAATGATCAAGTTTCCAAAAGACAAGAATTAATGCTTTATCTAAGGTCTAGTAAACTTGAAGAAAAAATAGGTGATTACAAAAAATCATTAAAATATTTTAAAAAAATGTATCATCTTGATTCTATTCTATATTATAAAGAAAAAACTGCCGAATTTGATAGAATTCGTACCGAATATGAAGTAGATAATAAAGATCAACAAATAGAACTTTTAAATAAAGAAAAAGAAGTTGAGGCACTACGTAAAAAACAAATTATTTTAGGTTCTTTAGGTTTATTAGTCTTTTTAGGAATAGTCTTTTGGTATCGTTCTAAGACCCAAAATTTAAAGAAAAAACAAGAAATAGAACGTTTGGAAAAAGAAAAAGAGCTAGAACAAGCCAATGCTTTATTAAAAGGACAAGATCAAGAACGGAATCGTATTGCTAAAGAAATTCACGATGGTGTAGGAGCTCAATTAGCTGGATTAAAACTAAATTTAGAAAAAATCAATCAAAAATATCAAGATAAAAACTTAAAATCTATTTCTTCTAAGCTAGAAAACTCTTTTTCAGAATTACGGTCTATTTCTCATAATTTAAGTATCAATTATATCCAAGATCATTCCTTAGCTGAACTATTAACTAAATTAAAGCAATATTATCAAAAACAGTCCTCTTTTTCTATTGAACTATCTCTTTTTCCAAAAGAGGATTTTGAATTCATTAATCAAATCCAAAAACATCATTTATATCGGATTATACAAGAACTTTTAAATAATACTCGTAAACATGCTTCAGCTACCGAAGTCAGTATATCTATAACAAAACAAAAAGATAATATTAACTTATTTTTTGAAGATAATGGAAAAGGATTTAATGTATCTTTACAACCAAAAGGAATTGGGTTACAAAATATTGAAGAAAGGGTTGAATCATTAAATGGCGAATTAAGTATTGATTCTCAACTGAGTAGAGGATCTATAATTGTAATAAATATTCCTGTTTAA
- a CDS encoding two-component response regulator ORR29 (Transcriptional activator that binds specific DNA sequence. Functions as a response regulator involved in His-to-Asp phosphorelay signal transduction system. Phosphorylation of the Asp residue in the receiver domain activates the ability of the protein to promote the transcription of target genes. May directly activate some type-A response regulators in response to cytokinins; Belongs to the ARR family. Type-B subfamily; Contains 1 Myb-like GARP DNA-binding domain; Contains 1 response regulatory domain.) has translation MKKIKLLLIDDHQLFLDGLVSILEGEPDIEIIYTTSSAKEALHFIQNTTSSIDLIITDIAMPEMNGIEFIKAIKQFNKATKILVLSMFENMHSYQGINGYLLKETSQSKVIEAIRGIVYDGKTYLNYTQEPIEEYIFSQDILTKREKEVVHYIAKELTNEEIAKIMFISLRTVQTHRKNILFKLGAKNTAGLIKRALHLGIIK, from the coding sequence ATGAAAAAAATAAAACTGTTGTTAATTGATGATCATCAATTATTTTTAGATGGTTTGGTTTCAATATTAGAAGGAGAACCTGATATAGAAATCATTTATACCACATCTTCTGCAAAAGAGGCCCTTCATTTTATACAAAACACCACATCTTCTATTGATTTAATTATAACGGATATTGCTATGCCTGAAATGAATGGAATTGAATTTATTAAAGCCATTAAGCAATTTAATAAAGCTACTAAGATTCTTGTCTTAAGTATGTTTGAAAACATGCATTCTTACCAAGGAATTAATGGTTATCTATTAAAAGAGACTTCACAATCAAAGGTTATAGAAGCTATCCGAGGTATTGTATATGATGGAAAAACCTATTTAAATTATACCCAAGAACCTATTGAAGAATATATATTTTCTCAGGATATTTTAACTAAGCGAGAAAAAGAAGTTGTTCATTATATAGCAAAAGAATTAACCAATGAAGAAATAGCTAAAATAATGTTTATTAGTCTTCGAACTGTACAAACTCATCGTAAAAACATTCTTTTTAAATTAGGTGCTAAAAATACAGCCGGTTTAATCAAAAGAGCGCTACATCTAGGAATTATAAAGTGA
- the atoB gene encoding acetyl-CoA C-acetyltransferase (Belongs to the thiolase family.; KEGG: beo:BEH_23580 acetyl-CoA C-acetyltransferase), producing the protein MRKTVIVAAGRTPMGSFMGSLSSIPATKLGSIAIQGVLNKINLDPSLVDEVFMGNVLQANLGQAPARQAALGAGIPNTVPCTTVNKVCASGMKSIMLGAQAIALGDAEIIVAGGMENMSMVPHYLPNSRKGQKFGNISMVDGLAFDGLTDPYAKGLMGTFADATASKYDISREDQDSFAIESYTRSANAWEAGKFNDEIIPVEIPQRKGDPILFKEDEEYKNVRFDKIPALRAAFSKEGTVTAANASTMNDGAAALVLMSEEKAKELGLTPLAVIRSYADAAHEPEWFTTAPAKAVPKALAKAGVTKEDIDFFELNEAFSVVGLANIKLLEIDGAKTNVNGGAVSLGHPLGVSGARIVITLLNVLKQNNAKLGAAGICNGGGGASAMVIEKV; encoded by the coding sequence ATGAGAAAAACAGTTATAGTAGCAGCAGGAAGAACTCCTATGGGAAGTTTTATGGGAAGTTTATCTTCCATTCCCGCTACAAAATTAGGAAGCATCGCAATTCAAGGTGTTTTAAATAAAATCAATTTAGATCCTTCATTAGTTGATGAAGTTTTTATGGGAAATGTATTACAAGCTAATTTAGGACAAGCTCCAGCACGTCAAGCAGCTTTAGGAGCAGGTATACCAAACACGGTACCTTGTACTACAGTTAACAAAGTATGTGCCTCTGGGATGAAGTCTATTATGCTAGGAGCTCAGGCTATTGCCTTAGGTGATGCTGAAATTATAGTTGCTGGAGGAATGGAAAATATGTCTATGGTACCACATTATTTACCTAATAGTCGAAAAGGGCAAAAATTTGGTAATATTTCTATGGTAGATGGCTTAGCATTTGATGGTTTAACAGATCCTTATGCTAAAGGACTTATGGGAACTTTTGCTGATGCTACGGCAAGCAAATATGATATTTCAAGAGAAGATCAAGATAGCTTTGCTATTGAATCTTACACACGTTCTGCGAATGCTTGGGAAGCAGGAAAATTTAATGATGAAATTATCCCGGTAGAAATTCCACAACGCAAAGGAGACCCAATTCTCTTCAAAGAAGATGAAGAATATAAAAATGTTCGTTTTGATAAAATCCCAGCTTTACGTGCTGCCTTCTCTAAAGAAGGAACTGTAACAGCTGCTAATGCTTCTACTATGAATGATGGTGCTGCTGCTTTGGTTTTGATGAGTGAAGAAAAAGCCAAAGAATTAGGTTTAACACCTTTAGCTGTTATTCGTTCATATGCTGATGCAGCTCATGAACCTGAATGGTTTACTACGGCTCCTGCAAAAGCAGTTCCAAAAGCCTTAGCAAAAGCAGGAGTTACTAAAGAAGACATTGATTTCTTTGAGTTGAATGAGGCTTTCTCGGTAGTTGGATTAGCCAATATCAAATTGTTAGAAATTGATGGGGCTAAAACCAATGTAAATGGAGGTGCTGTTTCACTTGGACATCCATTAGGAGTAAGTGGAGCTCGTATTGTCATAACTTTATTAAATGTTTTGAAACAAAATAATGCTAAACTAGGTGCTGCTGGAATCTGTAACGGTGGTGGTGGTGCTTCAGCTATGGTAATTGAAAAGGTTTAA